Proteins from a genomic interval of Spinacia oleracea mitochondrion, complete genome:
- the atp9 gene encoding Atp9, translating into MLEGAKSIGAGAATIASAGAAIGIGNVFSSSIHSVARNPSLAKQLFGYAILGFALTEAIALFALMMAFLISFVFRFLFSKKGELAGPPVE; encoded by the coding sequence ATGTTAGAAGGTGCAAAATCAATAGGTGCCGGAGCTGCTACAATTGCTTCAGCGGGAGCTGCTATCGGTATTGGGAACGTTTTTAGTTCCTCGATCCATTCCGTGGCGCGAAATCCGTCATTGGCGAAACAATTATTTGGTTATGCTATTTTGGGCTTTGCTTTAACCGAAGCGATCGCCCTGTTTGCCCTAATGATGGCCTTTTTGATTTCATTCGTATTCCGATTTTTATTTTCAAAGAAAGGGGAGCTGGCGGGGCCCCCAGTCGAGTAA